From a single Hypomesus transpacificus isolate Combined female chromosome 14, fHypTra1, whole genome shotgun sequence genomic region:
- the LOC124476302 gene encoding uncharacterized protein LOC124476302: MSDSISELSGERLEIAEQARRATIEILQDALEKKFYGFPVSYRYSCADPVDPYTFCCIPTEKLLTDLLKTMKEIQFRQDLHPENYDVFAYVRTGVIDNNVYLCKLFWSAPDNLCADSKPGILIHEVSHLLGTDDITYEWQTVVLYEDYGTLLGRSKYIEGDDGKMHSMEHVAQVNANSLEYEFETIINHKHSYLNGKYACCGENKKNSVCRSRETGHYHLHKHFEDRKKAMEESMSGLNGAMRFTKIKHGPCRKSVIPK; encoded by the exons ATGTCTGATTCCATCTCTGAGTTGagtggggagaggctggagatagCAGAGCAGGCCAGGAGAGCCACCATAGAGATATTGCAGGACGCTCTGGAGAAGAAATTCTATGGCTTTCCTGTCAGTTACCGCTACTCCTGCGCCGACCCTGTGGACCCCTATACGTTCTGCTGCATACCTACAGAGAAGCTCCTCACCGACCTGCTGAAGACCATGAAGGAGATCCAGTTCAGACAGGACCTACACCCTGAGAACTACGATGTCTTTGCCTACGTCAGAACAGGTGTGATAGACAACAATGTGTATTTGTGCAAGCTTTTCTGGAGTGCCCCAGACAACCTGTGTGCAGATTCCAAGCCGGGAATCCTCATCCACGAGGTGTCTCACCTCCTGGGGACTGATGACATCACGTATGAATGGCAGACTGTGGTGCTTTATGAGGACTATGGGACACTGCTGGGAAGGTCTAAGTACATCGAAGGCGATGATGGGAAAATGCACTCCATGGAGCATGTGGCCCAGGTGAATGCCAACTCTCTGGAGTACGAGTTTGAGACCATTATCAACCACAAGCACTCTTACCTGAACGGCAAGTATGCTTGTTGTGGGGAGAACAAGAAGAATTCTGTCTGCAgatccagagagacaggacattACCATTTACACAAGCATTTTG AAGACAGGAAGAAAGCGATGGAGGAATCAATGAGTGGTCTAAATGGGGCAATGCGGTTCaccaaaataaaacatggtCCTTGCAGGAAGTCTGTCATACCGAAGTGA
- the cd44b gene encoding CD44 antigen → MWTLLLGVTFGFLASSSSESAQAMTSRSCSHARVFHVEGAQRYALTFDLALELCESLHATLASKEQVEEAYQEGLETCRYGWISNQNTSILRHKAHPNCANNATGVFYHQFTIDNHFDAYCYDDKADPKKNCDQAINPDSTGPDSLGGEEEQYLSDAADDTTQQPGDQEDMEKEYIQTQTPDQEDMEKEYIQTQTPDLEDHPEALPTAQPEDSHEVHVEHAGADPTLDSQATTLTPETDTEDGITTPEDIPAFGGDEDLTAPPSTDAGPDASVEEGETEGASTASPVGEEEQAGGNETQGASPTGEPGLTLEDTTGSGMLPPNTEEEDTITVTPVEEPAGAAEPTAEGGSIEEKVEADEEKELMVAAPPNTKSGRMGPGVGPTPTTAGQKGGSNWVVVIGVVVAVGAILLVCAVIAKRNSLCGKQQSLMISSKDASEGNGAASSVASSRAQEREQEMVTLMNKEKIQENGNTEEFTVITLEESPEKEQLA, encoded by the exons ATGTGGACTCTGCTCTTGGGGGTCACCTTTGGATTTCTGGCCTCTTCCAGTTCAGAATCAGCTCAAG CCATGACGTCTCGGAGCTGCAGCCATGCAAGGGTGTTCCATGTGGAAGGAGCTCAACGCTACgcactgacctttgacctggccCTGGAGCTGTGTGAAAGTCTACACGCTACCCTCGCCAGCAAGGAGCAGGTCGAAGAAGCTTACCAAGAAGGCCTGGAGACCTGCAG GTATGGTTGGATCAGCAACCAAAATACCTCCATTCTGCGACACAAGGCACATCCTAACTGTGCCAACAATGCCACTGGGGTTTTCTACCATCAATTCACAATTGACAATCACTTTGATGCCTATTGCTACGATGATAAAG CCGACCCAAAGAAGAACTGTGACCAGGCCATAAACCCGGACTCCACCGGACCCGACAGCCTCGGCGGAGAAGAAGAACAGTATCTCTCTGACGCTGCAG ATGACACCACTCAGCAGCCTGGGGACCAGGAGGATATGGAGAAGGAATACATCCAGACACAGACTCCAGACCAGGAGGATATGGAGAAGGAATACATCCAGACACAGACTCCAGACCTGGAGGATCACCCAGAGGCTCTGCCCACCGCCCAGCCCGAGGACTCGCACGAGGTCCATGTCGAACACGCTGGTGCCGACCCTACTCTCGACAGCCAGgccaccaccctcaccccagAGACGGACACCGAGGATGGCATCACGACCCCCGAGGACATCCCTGCCTTCGGAGGGGACGAGGACTTAACCGCGCCCCCGTCCACGGACGCCGGCCCGGACGCAtccgtggaggagggggagacggagggggCTTCAACAGCGAGCCCtgttggggaggaggagcaggctggAGGGAATGAGACACAGGGGGCCAGTCCCACGGGAGAACCTGGACTGACCCTGGAGGACACCACCGGCTCTGGCATGCTGCCCCCCAACACCGAGGAGGAGGACACCATCACGGTGACACCTGTGGAGGAGCCAGCTGGAGCAGCGGAGCCCACCGCCGAGGGAGGGAGCAtagaggagaaggtggaggcaGATGAGGAGAAGGAGCTGATGGTTGCAG CTCCACCAAACACCAAATCAGGCAGGATGGGACCAGGAGTGGGACCCACTCCCACAACCGCGGGGCAGAAGGGTGGCTCAA ATTGGGTTGTGGTCATTGGCGTGGTCGTGGCTGTGGGCGCCATTCTACTTGTTTGTGCCGTTATCGCCAAGCGAAATAG CTTGTGTGGGAAGCAGCAGTCTCTGATGATCTCATCCAAGGACGCCAGCGAAGGCAACGGCGCGGCGTCCTCGGTGGCCAGCTCCCGCGCCCAGGAGCGCGAGCAGGAGATGGTGACCCTGATGAACAAGGAGAAGATCCAGGAGAACGGCAACACGGAGGAGTTCACCGTCATCACGCTGGAGGAGTCCCCGGAGAAGGAGCAGCTGGCGTGA